The stretch of DNA CGAGGCCCAGCTACGTTGCAAAGAGACGCTGTTTGGTCCGGCTGAAGCCAGGCAGCAACTCGAGCCGGCTGGGGTGAGGGGCGCTGCCTGGCAGTGGGAAGGGCAGAGCCGCGAGGCTCAGCCCCAGCGGGGCAGGCGCAAGTGGCTGCCTGTTTGGTTTGCTAGAAGGGAACAGCAGAGTCCAAGCTACGACCTTTCCGTCTGCAGACTGCACGCTAGTTCCAGAGCTGTGTTAACAACGGTCAGGTGCAGACTTTTGAAAGCCCCACCCTAAGGTGGTGGGCAGAGTTATGAAAACCTGCGTGCTGAGGTTGCTCCTATTAGTGAGGGTTTACTGGAAAACTCGTAAGAATGGCCCTACGGGGTCAGAGCAATGGTTGCTCTAGTCCAGACTTccctttaaacctgctgcctattaatgttatttgcaccccaccaccacccctggaTAGTTGGGATAtgttgagagatccctttgtagctcatgaaaaggactggtcccagtacagacaccccccccccccccccgggggcaccactatttacctctctccattcccaAAACTGACCATATATTCCTATCTTttaaaccagttactgatccatgccAGGACCTTCCCCCCTCTCATTCCATGACACTTTACCTTGCTtaaaaaggctttctgaaaatgtaaGTGCTCTGGATCCTTTTTGTTCGCCTGCTTGTtgattgactcttccccaacggATTCTGTTCacctgtgtctgacaattttgttctttactagaaATCAGGCTTACCAAGctctaattgccaggatcacctctggagccctttttaaaaattggtgtcacattagctatcctccagtcattcggtacagaaattgatttaaatgttacccattgggagggggggagggcctGCTGTAGCAGCCCTCAAAATCAGTAATAGAAAGACAAGTTAGCACACCTTCCAAAgtactttaataataaaaaaatatatatcttgctcttgggggaggggggtgtcgggTCTGAAACCCGTGCCCCAGGTGTCAGGAGCACACAGAGAAGCCAGAGCTGGTTGCAGACAGAGAGCAAATAGAGATGTCTCCAAAGAAAGCTGGGTCAGtcatggggtgcaggagcaggaggaagagcaCCATGCCCAGCACATAGAAGATGACAACAGTGAGGCGCTGGGGATGCTCCAGGGCAGCACAGATGGCAGGGAAGCCAATGTAGTTGCAGAAGGAGTGGCACAACACAGGGCCAATCAGGTGTCCTGGACGGGAGAAgagaaccctttttttttttttttttttttaaacccacaatGTGCCACAACCATGCATTCATAAGCCTAGAGATGAGCTGAAGCAGCCCTGTGACACCGCTTTGGGGGGACTGGAGCCAGtgttctaattttttacatccatgtgtggaatgaattttgttatatggaggtgatgtgtgacacaaggggggtgggagtctgggtgcaggctgccctgcggAAGAGGCAAACCCCTGGAGCCCAACTGGTTATAAGGGAGGAACACGGCATAAACAGGGGAAGGGACTCTTTCCAAGACAGGCATCTGGTCTTATCTCACTAGAGCCCCTGTGGTAGAGGGTAGAGAAATGGCTGGTGGTTCCATGCTAGGCTGGGGAGGGAACTCTGTCTGCACAGGAAGGCAACCTGCAGCACTGACCTGTCCTAATGAAGATGAACGCTGTGTAGGCACCGAAGACAGCTGTGTATGAGAACTGGAAAGCTGCAGGAGAGAGCAGAATCTTTTAGAGAGCCACTGAAACTCCCTTATACAGCATCACCACTGATCACTTCTGGCAAAAAACTGTGTGCGCTTAAAACAGGGTTGCCACATCTTCCCCCACCACCAGGGATCCAGAGCGAGGCCAAACTAACTAAAGTTATGTTAATTAAACTCACTTTATAGATTACAATTTACATTTAGTGAACAAAAGAATTTTGATTTAGAAAATACAATGGACTAGAACATAAACTCCACCCTTCATACTGTTTTGAGTTTCAGCTTCAACAAAGACACATATTCCTTGATGTGTTGGCTTCCTGATTGATTGAACAATTAACCCTCCTCTGCCAAAGTCTCTGTTCCTGTCACTTCACCTTGTCTGAAGGATGTTTAGTAGCCCTATTTCCTTCACTGGTCTTCCCTGAACTTTTCCTCTTTTCTAGGTATTATCCCTTTTGTGGCTATTTCAGCTCTGTTACTAGCTCCCCTTTGACAATGGAACTCAATCACCGGGGTTGTATCCACTGACTCCCCACTTACTGCATCCCTTCTTTTCTGGTGCTTGTTGCTGCCTTGCTACCACTGGCAGCTTCCCTCCAGACTTCACCAGCTGTTCTGGAGGGAAGCTGCTGTTCACCCCCGCAACTCGCTCCAAACTCTTCCCAGCCAACTTACGCTGCTCTCATTGTGCTTTTGACCCAACAGCCTCCTATACAGTGGGACAATACATATTCCtctccccagagatggctgcatctccACACCTGTGGTACAGGCACACATCATTGGTGGCAGACAGGGACTCTCCTCAGTTAAGAGCCAGAGTCCGGCAAAGgggagctccagggctggctagATGTGTGTGATTGCTCTAGGTAGGGGTTTGACCATAATTACCTCTGCCCTGGTAATGAGGAGGAAATGCTAGCAGGTTCACACGCAACCAGCTGCACCCAGAGcaggctaagggtacgtctacacttacctccaggtccgacggcaggcaatcgatgttctgggatcgatcccggaagtgctcgccgtcgacgccggtactccagctcggcgagaggagtacgcggcatcgatgggggagtctgcctgcagcgtctggacctgcggtaagttcggactaaggtacttcgaattcagctacgttattaacatagctgaatttgcgtacttagtccgaagtgggggggtagtgtggaccaggcctaaggtagTGCTGGTCTAGGGGTCCTTAGTTCAGGACCATCATCCTAGCAACCATTTCCTACCTGCCGACAGGAAGATGCTGGCCACGCTGCCCTGGCGGAACCGTAGCTGCTCAATAACGTGGTGGAAGTgagctggaagagggaaatgTCCATCAATGCCTGTGGCCAGCCCGGCACCCCCTCCCTAGCCTCCACTGGCAGGAGCTGATCTGAGGAGAACCCTGCTTGGACCAGGCTGCACCAACCCCACCTGCACCTGATCCCCATCTCTGTGAGCATGCTGGCCCCTAATGGGCACCAGGCAGGGGGTTGTGCATAGGGCTGAGAGTTCTAATCCATGCTCCTGCGCCCAAGGCAGACACCCCTAGCTCAGAAGGGCTTGCTTTGCGCTCAGTGGGACTGGGGAAAGGAGCGGAGAAGCTGAACTCGGCCTTCCCCCCACTGTATGGGAGGAGGTAGGTACTGGTTCCCTTGCCAAGCTGCTCGGGGGGTAGGGGTGGGATCAgtgcaaacccctcagccccactgggaagaggaagggagacagacagagaggaggggtggggaaaagTGACATGGGAAGGAGCAATGCTGGGCCTAGGTCCCATGCCCCCTGACTTTGCCCCCACCACTCCCAGCAacctgggggcaggggatggaagCTGTGCTCAGAGCCATACTGTTGACCCTGCCTGGATGCTTTGCAGTGGCTGGGGAGGGAGctctgtcagacaccatgggacAGCTCGGTCAGGGGGCCTGAGCAGTGCTGGCTACTCACCAACCCCGAAGAAGAGCGGGCAGGTGAAGATGGCTGGCCCCAGGCCGGTACAAGGGATGAGCATGGGCAGCATACAGGCCCGGAACACCAGCTCCTCCGTCAGGGGTGCGATCACCTGGTTGCGGAGCCAGCGCATGTCACTCAGGCACAGTGCCCAGAAGCGGGGGTCTGCAGGGAGAAGGAAGGTAGCATTATGTGTCTGGCGCTGCTGGAGGTCTCTGGGATGTGCTGTGGAGGCCTGGCACAGAACTCTCCTCCCCAGTGCTGCTTGGGCATCTCATCTCAATAGATCTGAGCAAAAAGCACAGACCAGGCCGAGGATGCCCCCTCCCATGACTCTGGGACCCCCTTCTTTGTCCCTGTGCACTCCCACTAGCTTTGAGCAGCTCCCAGGAGACACAGAGCTCTACCGACCTATGCCCCCTAGTGCCCTTAGCTCACCACCAACACTCCCTGCAGCTTGCTGTTACAGGCAGCGTGGTCTAGAGACATGGagctgagccaggactcctggggtctaatcctggctctgccaatggCCTCAGGtgagtcccttcccctctccatgccccagttttccctcccaccatttgtctagctagactgtgagctcctcagggcagggactgtctctcactgtgtccgCGCAGCACCCGGCACGCAGCATGAGAGGAGACGATTTTGGTCTGTGTTCCTACGTGCTACCATCATCTAAATAGCAAGGCCTTACCAAACATGACCTTCAGTCCATCAACCCAGTCCCAGGGACAGTCCATCGAGAGCTGAATGAGGGGCCCAAGAAACAGGACCTGGCACAGAAAAGGAGGTGCTGAGTGAGCGTCCCCTTTGGCATTCAGGTTTACCCCAGCTGTCAGTCCTCTCCCCCCACATAGACAGCAGCCATTGTTCAAACGTCACATAAAGGATCTGGGTGCCTGGTTCCCTGGCATTTTAATGGGTATCTAAAGCCCCTGGGCAGTTTGGAAATCTCTGCTCAGCACCTCTAGAGATGGCATCTGGCCATTAAGCCCTGTCTGCTCAGTGAGTCACAGTCCTTCCGACTGATCTCAGAGGGGCAGCTCTGCTAGCAAGGTCAGGACAAAGCAGCCTGCACCACATCCCCACCATGGAGGAGTCCATGCCCTGCAGCGAGGGTAGCAGCACAGGGCAGACCACTGAGCCTGGCATCTCTGTGTTTGCTGGCATGCTACAGCAagcggggctggggagaaggCGGTTTGACAGACAAACCCATGGCCCCCAAGAGAAAGCAGGCACCTGCTCCCAGCAAAGCCTCTATCAGGGGCCTGGCAGGTTGGTGCAGGGCAGCCCTAGGGCATTAGCCCTACACATACCATGGTGAGCAACAAGGGCAGTAGAGTCGCTGGAACGATTCCCTCCAGTCGGAAGCCCAGCAGAACTAGCAGGGATATACCTGGCTGAGCAAAACACAAGACACATGTGGATCAGGACCATGCAGGCCatcaccccctggcccagccctgcagccagcTCCCACACCCCAGTGACTAGTGCACAGGGCTCAGAGACCTTTGGCTAGTCCCTTCTCCTCTCagtgcctttgtttcccctccaaccctgtgtctgtttagattgtgagTTCTTCGGGGCATGGCCTGTCTCTCATTGTGTGCCTGTGCAGCACCTATcaccatggggccctgatttcGGCTGGGGGGTCTGTGCAGTCCCCAGCATGACAGGGGCTCCTGATCTTGATCAGGGTGTGCAAGCACCCATGTAATACAATACTCAGAGCCAGAGGGTGAGGCAGTGGCTGGCACAGCACTAACTAAAAGGATTCTCCCTGATGGGATTAGCCAGGAAGGAGGGGCGATGTGAGGGACCAGGCTAGCTGCAAGGGAGTCCCAGCTTGCTACATGAGTCACATGACTACTCTCCAGGTAGGCAGCCCAActtgcagagggggagggaggggagggaggcgaTAGAGACCAGGTGACAATCTTACCTTAATGCCTGTCAGCTCCTTCCAGAGCCAGACGAAGAGTGGTGAGAGGCCAGAGACGATCAGAACGCTGGTGAATCGCCGCTTGATCACAGCCGGGTGGTCTCTGTAAATGGAGACAAACCTTCAGGGCGCAGAGGAATGGAGGCTGCTCTGTCGTACAGCCTAGGGGGCTAGgtcctcaggactcctgggttctattcctggctctgccacgaaCCCACCGTGTGAACTTGGGCTAtgtttttctctctgtgtgttttgaTGTAAGCCAGGGGTGTTGAGCTCATTTGGGAGAGGGAGCCGAGTACCACTGTTAATGACAATTTCATGTTGGGGGCAgaattcccccaccccatccagggccggctctggcttttttgccgccccaggcaaaaaagcctccggccgccccccccccccccccccccgctggagccccggggcgaggggggcgagggggggggggcaggggctccgctctcccccccggcggccggggggagggcgccggaggggagggcggccggagcctgggaggagggcggcgagccccggcgggggctcggctctcccccccccggcggccagagcgccgggggcagggcggcgagccccggcgggggcagggcggcgagccccggcgggggcagggcggcgagccccggcgggggcagggcggcgagccccggcgggggctcggctctccccccggcgggggctcggctctccccccggcggccagagcgccgggggcagggcggcgagagggcggcgagccccggctggggctcggctctccccccggcggccagagcgcagggcggcgagccccaggaggggctcgccgctctccccccagcagccggggggagggcgcgggggggagggcggccagagcgccggggggagggcggcgagcccggctgtggccccgctctccccggcggcccgagcgccgcgccgcccccctccaggtgccgccccaagcaccagcttggttgcctggtgcctggagccggccctgaccccatccccctctggcctttatttctcttccttccccacccgcCTTTCCTGAGTTCCCTCCTTCTTCCCCATCTTTGTGGCTCTTCACATCTAATGATTTTCCTGCCAATTTCCACTACCTCTCCTATTCCATCTGCTTATTGTCCATGCAACAGTTAACACTGGCATTTGTCTCCCATAGAGGACTGAGGCCTTCATACCTCCTCCAGCCATCATTTCAGcctttctgcagactcaggaaggcaACACTACGTCAgttcccattattattattatatgaattgtgtagtcatggaccagaactccATTGCACCCAGCGCTGCACAAACTTGGAGAAAAGagacagcccctctgccccaaagagtttccaTTCTAAGGCACTGGACAATTTCTCCCAGCCAGAAGCAATGGCCTAGCTACTGTAGAGGCTCAGTGTGGGCCATCACTATTGTCCTTTCtggcttcagaatcaatgaatctacgaaccacaagggctagaatggttctttaaaaaaaaaaaaaaaagtaatatccAAGATTCTGCACAATCTGAACATGTCCTATGGGCAATGCAGATACTACAGGGGGCCAGATCTGGGTAGGGGGCTGTCTCTgtcactcacctgagaggtacCGAGGGGGGTGTCACTCAccggggcagggggtcggggggcTGGTACTGGGAGGGGGAAGTCACTCACCGGGGGGATTGGCAGGTGGCTCGGGTGCAGGGCGGTACTGTGGGCGGGGTGTCACTCACTGGGGCAGGTGGCTGGAGGGGGGCGGGTCAGTATCAGGAGAGGGGGTCACTCACCAGGGGCGCTGGGTCAGTACCAGGAGGGGGATCACTCACCGGGGCAGGTGGGTCGGTActgggaccggggggggggggtcactcactGGGGCAGTACTGGGGGTTGGGTCACTCACCGTGGCAGATGGCTCGGGGGGGGGCCAGGGCGataccggggggggggtgtcactcacTGGGGAAGGTgacttggggggggcggggcagcaccAGGGGGGTTGTCACTCACTGAGGCAGGTGGCTCAAGGGGTTCGGGGCAGTACTAGGAAGGGGAGTCATTCACTGGAGCAGTACCGGGGGGGTATCACTCACCGGGGCAGGTGGGTCGGTCCCGGGGGGCTGGGTCGGTCCCGGTGGGGGGGTCACTCACCGGGGCAGGTGGGTCGGTCCCAGGGGGCTGGGTCGGTCCCGGGGGGGTGTCACTCACCGGGGCAGGTGGGTCGGTCCCGGGGGGCTGGGTCGGTCCCGGGGGGGGTCACTCACCGGAGCAGGTGGgtcggtcccgggggggggggggtgtgtcacTCACCGGGGCAGGTGGGTCGGTCCCGGGGGGCTGGGTCGGTCCCGGGGGGGGTCACTCACCGGGGCAGGTGGgtcggtcccgggggggggggtcactcaccGGGGCAGGTGGgtcggtcccggggggggggtgtcactcacCGGGGCAGGTGGGTCGGTCCCGGGGGGCTGGGTCGGTCCCGGGGGGGGTCACTCACCGGGGCAGGTGGGTCGGTCCCGGGGGGCTGGGTCGGTCCCGGGGGGGGTCACTCACCGGGGCAGGTGGgtcggtcccggggggggggggtgtcactcacCGGGGCAGGTGGCTGTTCCACACGTAGAGGCTGCCCACGTAGGCGCAGGCCAGGCTGAGGCAGGCGAGCAGCGCGGCCCAGCAGAGCGCGGGGGAGCCGGGGTCCGGCGCCAGCCCGGCAGCGGGGACCCAGGGGGAGTTGACCGAGCCCGGCGCCTCCGGCCCGCCCGGGGCCGCATCCGCTGCAGCCGACATCGCCcggccggcccggcccgccccccGTGACGGGGAGAGGCGGGAGCGAGGGAGGGACCGGGACGGGCCGAGACACCCCCATAGCGCCCGCGGCCTAGGCACCGCGCCCCGTGGCGGGAGAGCCGGGCCCTCCCCAGCGCCCCGGGGATCTGCCCTCCCGCCCCGCTCCAGCAGCCCACCCGCCTGGTCCCCCCCGTCCCCGCTCCCCGCTctctccccagtcacccccctcctcccactactcccccagcccgccccggtcacccctccccccactactcCTGGTCCCCCCGACTTcctccccagcactcaccagtcacccccctcccccggctacTCCCTAACCCTCCCcggtctcccccttccccactactcccccagcccaccccgtCACCCTTGCTCTTCCCCCAGTACTCCTGgtcccccccacttcctccccagcactcaccagtcaCCCCCCATTAGCCCTCCAGAACTCATCAGTCACCCCCCATTACCCCCCCCagtcactcccctccccctgctactCCCTAACCCTCCccggtcccccccccccttccccactgctcccccagcccatcccAGTCATCCTTGATCTTCCCCCAGTACTCCTGGTCTCACCCcactacccctcctccccagtcaccccccattgccccccccagcactccccagTCACCCCCATTACCCCCCCAGGACTCACCAGTCACTCCCATTACCCCCCCATAGCACTCACCAGTCACTCCCCCCTTACCTCCCAACACTTCTCGGTCATCCCCCCTCCCCTACCATCATTccctagtctctctctctctctctctctctctctctctcacacacacacacacacacacacacacacacacacacacacacacacacacacacacacacacacacacacacacacacacacacacacacacacacacacaccccattgcaGGTCCCCAGCACTCTCTGATCATTCTCTTCCCTTACAACCCTTCAGCACTCCCTGGTCACTTGGTCACTCCTGCCCTCCACCCGCTGCCTCCACAGCTCTCCCTGGTCACCCCTACCCACAGCACCCTCAATCACTCCCCTAGGCTGCTTCCCCCACAGCATTCCCCActaatgttgggaatcattaagaaagggatagataataagacagaaaaaagacagttaccttttccgtcactggtgttcttcgagatgtgttgctcatgtccattccacaataggtgtgtgtgctcgccatgtgcaccggtgccggaagtttttcccctagcagtacctgtaggggagcgcccctagcggcccctggagtggtgcctccatggcaaggtataaggggcgctgcacgctcccccaccctcagttccttcttgccagacaactccgacagaggggaaggagggcgggatgtggaatggacatgagcaacacatctcgaagaacaccagttatggaaaaggtaactgtcttttcttcttcgagtgattgctcatgtgcattccacaataggtgattccaagctatatctgttggaggtgggtaggagttcacagactcTCGGGATGGACTACCGCCCTGCCGAACCCAGCATCCTCTctggtttgggagacgatcgcataatgcgaggtgaagtGTGAATGGAAGTCCACGTGGCAgtcctacaaatgtcctgaatgggaacatgggctaaaaaggcagcTGACAAGGCTTgcgccctagtcgagtgtgccctTACAATCGGCGGCGGGGGAATCCCCGCCAGGTCGTAACAGGTACGAATACAcaaagtgatccagttggagagctgcTGAATGGAGATCAGCCGACCTCTCATGCACTCGGCCGAGGTGATGAACATCTGCGAGGACTTCCTGAACGGCTTTGTCcgttccaggtaaaaggccagagcccGTCTCAAATCCAGCATGTGGAGAAGGCGCTCCTTactggacgcatggggcttgggacagagcaccggcaggaagatgtcctgacccatgtggtaggtggagaccaccttggggaggaacGAACAATGTAGTCGGAGcaggaccttatccttatgg from Emys orbicularis isolate rEmyOrb1 chromosome 7, rEmyOrb1.hap1, whole genome shotgun sequence encodes:
- the RCE1 gene encoding CAAX prenyl protease 2, which translates into the protein MSAAADAAPGGPEAPGSVNSPWVPAAGLAPDPGSPALCWAALLACLSLACAYVGSLYVWNSHLPRDHPAVIKRRFTSVLIVSGLSPLFVWLWKELTGIKPGISLLVLLGFRLEGIVPATLLPLLLTMVLFLGPLIQLSMDCPWDWVDGLKVMFDPRFWALCLSDMRWLRNQVIAPLTEELVFRACMLPMLIPCTGLGPAIFTCPLFFGVAHFHHVIEQLRFRQGSVASIFLSAAFQFSYTAVFGAYTAFIFIRTGHLIGPVLCHSFCNYIGFPAICAALEHPQRLTVVIFYVLGMVLFLLLLHPMTDPAFFGDISICSLSATSSGFSVCS